Proteins from a genomic interval of Marmoricola sp. OAE513:
- a CDS encoding fibronectin type III domain-containing protein: MSGLSRSTKAVILVALVALLGLVPISAANAAVSITLSRGSVIGGESINVGGTIGEKKVRKVVLQRQSGKTWVTVVRSQTTSKGAYKFGYKPPTKAGSRTVLRVLAPKTKIKGKKYGKLVSGGRSVLTVGQKATVTAPSVVNQDASFTISGKFEPARIGRAVVVQKPNGSSWVAVTPQRFQTSAGVVNFPMTLKTPGTFTFRVTALASDGAPAVSSAPVEVTVSLPVPTNLQATPGNASAALSWNAVTTPGLTGYNVYSSTDPNASPAAWTKLTSNPISATSYNATALTNGVTYYFAVTSVKAGDESAFSTKASAKPVEPADTTPPAVPTGVTAEAGTASAQVSWSAVAASDLKGYKVYRGTSAADPNPTLLTPSAITATSFAASGLNNGTTYYFFVTSVDNAGNESGKSTPASATPQPGADTTPPPVPGGVQASAGSGTAQVSWSAVSAADLAGYKVYRGASAGDANPVLLTPNPVTELTLPVSGLSNGTTYYFFVTSIDTSGNESAKSTPASAKPAAPPAGWAAVSAGEVHTCAIGTDKSLYCWGQNRYGQLGNPTGVETGNAYATPTRVGSATWMSVSVGDGFTCGIQEPGTLWCWGRDTYGQIGVAPNADLQAPHPTPTQVGAASTWTSVAAGGESACGIVAGNASCWGLNYAGQLGSAANSGSLTPNPTPTTVAGVTSPTSVTVGADHACAVQSGGTLKCWGSNTLGQLGNATNAGSGDPNAIPLQVAGTTWASVSAGEFHTCATTTTNTLSCWGQNGWGELGKAASESPFDENPTPSAVSGTTWKQVSAGGDHTCATTTDNTVFCWGRNQSGQLGKAANTTANATPAKVGAGTWATVDGGGQSTCARNNANQVFCWGLNEFGQLGNSGVIGQGAPTAGTTTPNPTPLVVPVPS, encoded by the coding sequence ATGTCCGGGCTCTCTAGGTCTACCAAGGCCGTCATCCTCGTGGCCCTGGTCGCGCTCCTCGGGCTGGTCCCGATCTCCGCGGCCAACGCTGCCGTCTCGATCACGCTCTCGCGTGGCTCCGTGATCGGCGGTGAGTCGATCAACGTCGGCGGGACGATCGGTGAGAAGAAGGTGCGCAAGGTCGTCCTCCAGCGTCAGTCCGGGAAGACCTGGGTGACCGTCGTCCGCAGCCAGACGACGAGCAAGGGCGCGTACAAGTTCGGCTACAAGCCGCCGACCAAGGCCGGGTCCAGGACGGTCCTGCGCGTGCTCGCCCCGAAGACCAAGATCAAGGGCAAGAAGTACGGCAAGCTCGTCTCCGGTGGTCGCAGCGTGCTGACGGTCGGCCAGAAGGCCACCGTCACCGCGCCGTCCGTCGTCAACCAGGACGCCTCGTTCACGATCAGCGGCAAGTTCGAGCCGGCCCGGATCGGTCGGGCCGTCGTGGTGCAGAAGCCGAACGGGAGCTCCTGGGTCGCGGTGACGCCGCAGCGGTTCCAGACCTCCGCGGGCGTCGTGAACTTCCCGATGACGCTGAAGACCCCCGGCACCTTCACGTTCCGCGTCACCGCCCTGGCCTCGGACGGCGCGCCTGCGGTGTCCTCCGCTCCGGTCGAGGTGACCGTGTCGCTCCCCGTCCCCACGAACCTCCAGGCGACGCCCGGCAACGCCAGTGCGGCTCTGAGCTGGAACGCCGTGACCACGCCCGGACTCACCGGCTACAACGTCTACAGCTCGACGGACCCCAACGCGTCACCGGCCGCGTGGACGAAGCTCACCTCGAACCCGATCAGCGCGACGAGCTACAACGCGACGGCGCTGACGAACGGCGTCACCTACTACTTCGCCGTCACGAGCGTGAAGGCCGGTGACGAGTCCGCGTTCTCGACGAAGGCGAGCGCGAAGCCGGTGGAACCGGCCGACACCACGCCGCCTGCTGTCCCGACAGGGGTCACGGCGGAGGCTGGAACTGCGAGCGCCCAGGTCTCGTGGAGCGCGGTCGCAGCGAGCGATCTCAAGGGCTACAAGGTCTACCGCGGCACGAGTGCTGCCGACCCCAACCCGACGCTGCTGACGCCTTCGGCTATCACCGCGACCTCGTTTGCGGCGTCCGGGCTGAACAACGGCACCACCTACTACTTCTTCGTGACCAGCGTGGACAACGCCGGCAACGAGTCCGGCAAGTCGACGCCTGCGTCCGCCACGCCCCAGCCCGGTGCCGACACGACCCCGCCGCCGGTCCCGGGCGGCGTCCAGGCATCCGCCGGAAGCGGCACCGCCCAGGTCAGCTGGTCGGCCGTCTCGGCCGCCGACCTCGCCGGCTACAAGGTCTACCGCGGTGCCAGCGCCGGCGACGCGAACCCGGTCCTGCTCACGCCGAACCCGGTCACCGAGCTCACCCTCCCGGTGAGCGGGCTGAGCAACGGCACCACCTACTACTTCTTTGTCACCAGCATCGACACCAGCGGCAACGAGTCCGCGAAGTCGACTCCCGCCTCCGCGAAGCCGGCGGCGCCACCCGCCGGCTGGGCAGCCGTCAGTGCGGGGGAGGTGCACACCTGCGCGATCGGCACGGACAAGTCGCTGTACTGCTGGGGCCAGAACCGGTACGGCCAGCTCGGCAACCCGACCGGAGTGGAGACGGGCAACGCCTACGCCACCCCGACGCGGGTCGGGTCGGCGACGTGGATGAGCGTCTCCGTCGGAGACGGGTTCACCTGCGGCATCCAGGAGCCCGGAACGCTGTGGTGCTGGGGACGCGACACCTACGGACAGATCGGTGTGGCGCCGAATGCCGACCTGCAGGCGCCGCACCCGACGCCCACCCAGGTCGGTGCTGCGAGCACCTGGACCAGCGTCGCCGCCGGCGGTGAGTCTGCCTGCGGCATCGTTGCGGGCAACGCTTCCTGCTGGGGCCTGAACTACGCCGGTCAGCTCGGCAGCGCCGCGAACTCGGGCTCGCTGACCCCGAACCCGACGCCGACGACGGTGGCCGGCGTCACCTCGCCCACCTCGGTCACGGTGGGCGCCGACCACGCGTGCGCCGTTCAGTCCGGCGGCACCTTGAAGTGCTGGGGCTCCAACACCCTCGGGCAGCTGGGCAACGCGACCAACGCCGGGTCCGGCGACCCCAATGCGATTCCGCTGCAGGTCGCGGGCACGACGTGGGCGAGCGTCTCGGCGGGCGAGTTCCACACCTGCGCGACCACGACCACCAACACGCTGTCCTGCTGGGGCCAGAACGGGTGGGGCGAGCTCGGCAAGGCGGCCTCCGAGTCGCCGTTCGACGAGAACCCGACCCCGTCGGCTGTGAGCGGCACGACGTGGAAGCAGGTCTCCGCGGGAGGAGACCACACCTGCGCGACGACGACCGACAACACGGTCTTCTGCTGGGGTCGCAACCAGAGCGGCCAGCTCGGCAAGGCTGCCAACACCACGGCGAACGCGACTCCGGCGAAGGTCGGTGCGGGCACGTGGGCCACCGTCGACGGCGGCGGCCAGTCCACCTGCGCGCGCAACAACGCCAACCAGGTGTTCTGCTGGGGCCTGAACGAGTTCGGTCAGCTGGGCAACAGCGGCGTCATCGGCCAGGGGGCGCCCACGGCGGGCACCACCACCCCCAACCCGACCCCGCTGGTCGTGCCGGTCCCGAGCTGA
- a CDS encoding carbonic anhydrase gives MSSDFDDLLAANREFAAHFDLAGFDGVAHAGVALVTCMDSRISPLHMIGLKPGDAKIFRNPGGRVTEAALEALVLGVHLLKVQRILVIPHTRCAMASATEDQLHERVTASAGQDSTWQPFHVIADQAAALRHDVAKVKSHPLIPDTVPVGGFLYDVDSGLLDQIV, from the coding sequence GTGAGTTCAGACTTCGACGACCTGCTTGCCGCGAACCGCGAGTTCGCCGCCCACTTCGATCTCGCCGGCTTCGACGGCGTCGCCCATGCCGGGGTCGCCCTCGTGACCTGCATGGACTCCCGGATCAGTCCGCTGCACATGATCGGCCTGAAGCCGGGCGACGCCAAGATCTTCCGCAACCCCGGAGGTCGCGTCACCGAGGCCGCCCTCGAGGCACTCGTGCTCGGTGTGCACCTGCTCAAGGTCCAGCGCATCCTGGTCATCCCGCACACCCGCTGCGCGATGGCGTCGGCCACCGAGGACCAGCTGCACGAGCGCGTGACCGCGTCGGCCGGTCAGGACTCGACGTGGCAGCCGTTCCACGTGATCGCCGACCAGGCGGCCGCGCTGCGGCACGACGTCGCCAAGGTGAAGTCGCACCCGCTGATCCCCGACACCGTGCCGGTCGGCGGCTTCCTGTACGACGTCGACTCCGGTCTGCTCGACCAGATCGTCTGA
- a CDS encoding LLM class F420-dependent oxidoreductase gives MEFDVIAPVGATTTADPAWMVPFAQHVEACGFGSLVAVEHAVMLSEYSSIYPYDASGRVELAADCPVPDPLELLSFLAGATTTLGLATGVLVLPNHHPVVLAKRIATLDALSGGRFRLCVGMGWMREEVEACGVDFETRGRRADEQIEVLRALWSGEPTTHEGEFFSFAHAVCRPAPGERSIPIHVGGHTRAAARRAGRLGDGLQPLGVAGEELVELRRLMASSAEEAGRDPEALELSLGHLVTRIDEGKVERLAQAGATRVVLAMSDTTDLDRARDELSACAERLGRAG, from the coding sequence ATGGAATTCGACGTCATCGCTCCGGTCGGCGCGACCACGACCGCTGACCCCGCCTGGATGGTTCCGTTCGCCCAGCACGTCGAGGCCTGCGGCTTCGGCTCGCTCGTCGCGGTCGAGCACGCGGTGATGCTCTCGGAGTACTCCTCGATCTACCCGTACGACGCGTCGGGCCGCGTCGAGCTGGCGGCGGACTGCCCGGTCCCGGACCCGCTGGAGCTGCTCTCGTTCCTCGCCGGTGCGACGACGACCCTCGGGCTGGCCACCGGGGTCCTGGTCCTGCCGAACCACCACCCGGTCGTGCTGGCCAAGCGGATCGCGACCCTGGACGCGCTCTCCGGCGGTCGGTTCCGGCTCTGCGTCGGGATGGGCTGGATGCGCGAGGAAGTGGAAGCGTGCGGTGTCGACTTCGAGACCCGCGGGCGTCGCGCCGACGAGCAGATCGAGGTGCTCCGCGCCCTGTGGAGCGGCGAGCCGACGACGCACGAGGGGGAGTTCTTCTCCTTCGCCCACGCGGTCTGCCGGCCGGCGCCCGGTGAGCGCTCGATCCCGATCCACGTCGGGGGCCACACCCGGGCTGCGGCGCGGCGAGCGGGACGCTTGGGGGACGGCTTGCAACCGCTCGGCGTCGCCGGGGAGGAGCTGGTCGAGCTCCGTCGCCTGATGGCCAGCAGCGCCGAGGAGGCCGGACGGGACCCCGAGGCGCTCGAGCTCTCGCTGGGCCACCTCGTGACCCGGATCGACGAGGGCAAGGTGGAGCGCCTCGCGCAGGCAGGAGCAACCCGGGTCGTGCTGGCGATGTCGGACACGACCGACCTGGACCGGGCGCGCGACGAGCTGTCCGCGTGCGCCGAGCGCCTGGGTCGGGCTGGTTAG
- a CDS encoding nuclear transport factor 2 family protein has product MSALTPADRLDLVELTARYAAAADSRDWDGVAEQFTLGGVLVTPDPPHSMEPVVDRAGRDAIRETVSRIGRFARTVHHLTGSVWQADGDGASGRTTAIAHHVEAGPEPLTWVWHLVYDDRCARTDDGWRFTRRSLTLVLVESRPVFKVLPFDPTNAR; this is encoded by the coding sequence GTGAGCGCGTTGACCCCGGCCGACCGGTTGGACCTGGTCGAGCTCACCGCCCGGTACGCCGCCGCGGCCGACAGCCGCGACTGGGACGGCGTCGCCGAGCAGTTCACGCTCGGGGGCGTCCTGGTCACCCCCGATCCGCCGCACTCGATGGAGCCGGTCGTCGACCGGGCAGGGCGGGACGCGATCCGCGAGACGGTCAGCCGCATCGGCCGGTTCGCCCGCACCGTGCATCACCTGACCGGCAGCGTCTGGCAGGCAGACGGCGACGGCGCCTCCGGCCGTACGACGGCGATCGCCCACCACGTCGAGGCGGGACCCGAACCGCTGACCTGGGTCTGGCACCTCGTGTACGACGACCGCTGCGCGCGCACCGACGACGGTTGGCGGTTCACCCGTCGCTCGCTGACCCTCGTGCTCGTCGAGTCCCGGCCGGTCTTCAAGGTGCTGCCGTTCGACCCGACGAACGCCCGCTGA
- a CDS encoding SDR family oxidoreductase — protein sequence MNSSSRPTALVTGATRGIGLQTALVLARSGFDVAVSGRTVAEGEGTVAPRVSGADTELLAVPGSLESTAEQVRAAGAACLAVPMDLTDRASVLAAAAQVHEAWGPLDLLVNNAFVHQPQQSFDDLTEDSLRRSWEGNFLHQLALTRAVLAPMAERGRGTIVNMASSSATYDPPAGPAAGGWGLGYSSSKAAFGRIAGAVNAEYRERGIRAFNVDPGFVVTESGRVRGGAENIGETGGFPSADPAASGTVIAWLATHAEADRFLGKVIWAPKLAGDLTGEQA from the coding sequence ATGAACTCCTCCTCGCGCCCGACGGCGCTCGTGACCGGGGCGACCCGGGGGATCGGTCTGCAGACCGCGCTCGTCCTGGCGCGCTCCGGCTTCGACGTCGCGGTCTCGGGACGCACCGTCGCCGAGGGGGAGGGCACGGTCGCGCCGCGTGTCAGCGGCGCGGACACCGAGCTGCTCGCCGTACCCGGGAGCCTGGAGTCGACGGCGGAGCAGGTACGTGCTGCGGGCGCCGCGTGCTTGGCCGTGCCGATGGACCTCACCGACCGGGCCAGCGTGCTGGCGGCCGCTGCGCAGGTGCACGAGGCCTGGGGGCCGTTGGACCTGCTGGTGAACAACGCCTTCGTGCACCAGCCTCAGCAGTCCTTCGACGACCTGACCGAGGACTCGTTGCGGCGGAGCTGGGAGGGCAACTTCCTGCACCAGCTCGCGCTCACCCGCGCCGTCCTCGCGCCGATGGCCGAGCGTGGTCGGGGCACGATCGTGAACATGGCGTCCAGCTCGGCCACGTACGACCCGCCGGCAGGTCCGGCGGCGGGTGGCTGGGGTCTCGGTTACTCCTCGTCCAAGGCGGCGTTCGGCCGGATCGCCGGTGCCGTGAACGCCGAGTACCGCGAGCGCGGGATCCGTGCCTTCAACGTCGACCCCGGCTTCGTCGTCACCGAGTCGGGTCGAGTGCGCGGCGGAGCGGAGAACATCGGCGAGACCGGGGGTTTCCCGTCCGCGGACCCGGCGGCGTCCGGCACGGTCATCGCGTGGCTGGCCACGCACGCCGAGGCTGATCGCTTCCTCGGCAAGGTGATCTGGGCCCCCAAGCTCGCCGGCGACCTCACCGGGGAGCAGGCGTGA
- a CDS encoding SGNH/GDSL hydrolase family protein, producing MTHRTRSAVLAALASFSLLVTALLVAQPAHAAGASYVALGDSYASGVGTRSYISDGTSCQRSTLAYPSLIAANRGYALTFKACSGAKVSDVTSTQLSALSSTTRFVTISVGGNDAGFSSVLTECAKPGWASNCDGKIDTAQSYINGTLPSSLSTLYASIKSKAPNAKVVVVGYPRIFNGEDCNAGTFFSPAEETRLNAMADLINSKISAQASSKGFTFANPTSRFVGHAVCDSPEWLNGLSNPVSDSYHPNKTGHASGYYPLVNPLLV from the coding sequence ATGACTCACCGCACCCGTTCTGCCGTCCTGGCCGCACTGGCCTCGTTCTCACTGCTGGTCACCGCCTTGCTGGTGGCGCAACCGGCGCACGCGGCCGGGGCGTCGTACGTCGCGCTCGGCGACTCCTACGCCTCGGGGGTCGGCACCCGCAGCTACATCAGCGACGGCACGTCCTGCCAGCGCTCGACGTTGGCGTACCCGTCGCTGATCGCGGCGAACCGCGGCTACGCGCTCACGTTCAAGGCCTGTTCGGGAGCGAAGGTCTCCGACGTCACCAGCACGCAGCTGAGCGCGCTGTCCAGCACGACCCGCTTCGTGACGATCTCGGTCGGTGGCAACGACGCGGGTTTCTCCTCGGTGCTGACCGAGTGCGCGAAGCCAGGGTGGGCCAGCAATTGCGACGGCAAGATCGACACCGCGCAGTCCTACATCAACGGCACCCTCCCCAGTTCGCTCTCGACGCTGTACGCGAGCATCAAGTCGAAGGCGCCGAACGCCAAGGTGGTCGTGGTCGGCTACCCGCGGATCTTCAACGGCGAGGACTGCAACGCCGGGACGTTCTTCAGCCCGGCCGAGGAGACCCGCCTCAACGCGATGGCCGACCTGATCAACTCCAAGATCTCGGCGCAGGCCTCGAGCAAGGGCTTCACTTTCGCCAACCCGACGAGCCGGTTCGTCGGGCACGCGGTCTGCGACAGCCCGGAGTGGCTCAACGGCCTGTCCAACCCGGTCTCGGACAGCTACCACCCGAACAAGACCGGGCACGCGTCCGGCTACTACCCGCTGGTGAACCCCCTGCTCGTCTGA
- a CDS encoding DNA topoisomerase IV subunit B → MADNTYNAQHLLVLEGLEAVRKRPGMYIGSTDTRGLMHCLWEIIDNGVDEALAGAADKVEVILHPDGSVEVHDNGRGIPTDKEPKTGLPGVEVVATKLHAGGKFGGGSYTATGGLHGVGLSVVNALSSRMDIDVERSPAVQGMSFQRGVPGTFAGDGPTADFIPGSGLSRKGARVAKGKSGSRIRFWPDKQVFTKDAKFELEGLIGRARQTSFIVPGLELVIRDERGAEPVVESFKHAGGISEFAEFLSEGEPVTDVLRLQGADTFTETVPLLDDKGHMTPQDVERELTVDVAVRWTTSYETEMRSFVNVIATPKGGTHVSGFETALTKTFNDAMRAGRVLKVNDADVIKDDVLEGMTAVVTVRLAEPQFEGQTKEVLGTPAARSVVRKVVATELKKFLTSTKRVEKAQAKLVMEKVAGAAKTRLVARQQRDTQRRKNALESSALPAKLADCRSNDVERSELFIVEGDSALGTAKLARNSEFQALLPIRGKILNVQKAQVADVLKNTECASIIQVVGAGSGRTFDVDAARYGRIIFMADADSDGAHIRCLLATLFFKYMPDLVTQGRVFTAVPPLHRIELSNPKKGMDKYVYTYSDPELQRKLAELTKKGVRWKDPVQRYKGLGEMDADQLAETTMDPRQRTLRRITADDAARAAEVFELLMGSDVAPRKDFIVAGAYEVDQDAIDV, encoded by the coding sequence ATGGCCGACAACACCTACAACGCCCAGCACCTGCTCGTTCTCGAGGGTCTGGAGGCGGTTCGCAAGCGCCCCGGCATGTACATCGGATCGACCGACACCCGCGGTCTGATGCACTGCCTCTGGGAGATCATCGACAACGGCGTGGACGAGGCGTTGGCAGGCGCGGCCGACAAGGTCGAGGTCATCCTGCACCCCGACGGCTCGGTCGAGGTGCACGACAACGGTCGCGGCATCCCCACCGACAAGGAGCCCAAGACGGGCCTCCCCGGGGTCGAGGTGGTGGCCACCAAGCTGCATGCCGGCGGCAAGTTCGGGGGCGGTTCCTACACCGCGACCGGTGGCCTGCACGGTGTCGGTCTCTCGGTGGTGAACGCGCTGTCCTCGCGGATGGACATCGACGTCGAGCGGTCGCCGGCGGTCCAGGGCATGAGCTTCCAGCGCGGCGTACCGGGCACCTTCGCCGGAGACGGCCCGACGGCGGACTTCATCCCGGGGTCTGGTCTGTCCCGCAAGGGAGCGCGGGTTGCGAAGGGCAAGTCCGGCAGCCGGATCCGCTTCTGGCCCGACAAGCAGGTCTTCACCAAGGACGCGAAGTTCGAGCTGGAGGGGCTCATCGGCCGCGCCCGCCAGACCTCCTTCATCGTCCCCGGCCTCGAGCTGGTCATCCGCGACGAGCGTGGTGCCGAGCCTGTCGTCGAGAGCTTCAAGCACGCCGGCGGCATCTCGGAGTTCGCCGAGTTCCTCTCCGAGGGCGAGCCGGTGACCGACGTCCTGCGGCTGCAGGGTGCGGACACGTTCACCGAGACGGTCCCGCTGCTCGACGACAAGGGCCACATGACTCCGCAGGACGTCGAGCGCGAGCTGACCGTCGACGTCGCGGTGCGCTGGACGACCAGCTACGAGACCGAGATGCGCTCGTTCGTGAACGTGATCGCCACCCCCAAGGGCGGCACCCACGTCTCCGGCTTCGAGACCGCGCTGACCAAGACCTTCAACGACGCGATGCGCGCCGGGCGGGTGCTCAAGGTCAACGACGCCGACGTGATCAAGGACGACGTCCTCGAGGGCATGACCGCCGTCGTCACCGTCCGGCTCGCCGAGCCGCAGTTCGAGGGCCAGACCAAGGAGGTGCTCGGTACGCCGGCCGCCCGGTCGGTGGTCCGCAAGGTCGTCGCGACCGAGCTCAAGAAGTTCCTGACCTCGACCAAGCGCGTCGAGAAGGCCCAGGCCAAGCTCGTGATGGAGAAGGTCGCCGGCGCTGCCAAGACCCGGCTGGTCGCACGGCAGCAGCGCGACACCCAGCGCCGCAAGAACGCCCTGGAGTCCTCGGCGCTGCCGGCCAAGCTGGCCGACTGCCGCTCCAACGACGTCGAGCGGTCCGAGCTCTTCATCGTCGAGGGTGACTCCGCACTCGGCACGGCGAAGCTCGCGCGCAACTCCGAGTTCCAGGCGCTGCTGCCGATCCGCGGCAAGATCCTGAACGTCCAGAAGGCCCAGGTCGCCGACGTCCTCAAGAACACCGAGTGCGCCTCGATCATCCAGGTGGTCGGCGCGGGATCGGGTCGGACGTTCGACGTCGACGCCGCGCGGTACGGCCGGATCATCTTCATGGCCGACGCCGACTCCGACGGCGCGCACATCCGCTGCCTGCTCGCGACGCTGTTCTTCAAGTACATGCCCGACCTGGTCACCCAGGGCCGGGTCTTCACCGCCGTACCGCCGTTGCACCGCATCGAGCTGTCCAACCCGAAGAAGGGCATGGACAAGTACGTCTACACGTACTCCGACCCCGAGCTGCAGCGGAAGCTCGCCGAGCTCACCAAGAAGGGCGTCCGCTGGAAGGACCCGGTGCAGCGCTACAAGGGTCTGGGCGAGATGGACGCCGACCAGCTGGCCGAGACCACCATGGACCCGCGCCAACGGACCCTGCGCCGGATCACTGCGGACGACGCTGCGCGCGCGGCGGAGGTGTTCGAGCTGCTGATGGGTTCGGACGTCGCGCCGCGCAAGGACTTCATCGTGGCCGGGGCGTACGAAGTTGATCAGGACGCGATCGACGTGTGA
- a CDS encoding DUF456 domain-containing protein yields MDSLDAFFLLGIALGFVGILLPFMPGSILIAFSVLFWAVLVDEPAAWGAFAGSLAFLVAGSVVKYLLPGKRLKDSGVPTSTLLLGGALGLVGFFVLPVIGLPIGFVLGIYLSERGRVPQESAWPATKAALKAVGLSILIELVFAVLATGAWLVGVFAT; encoded by the coding sequence GTGGACTCGCTCGACGCCTTCTTCCTCCTGGGAATCGCCCTGGGCTTCGTCGGCATCCTGCTGCCGTTCATGCCGGGATCGATCCTGATCGCCTTCTCCGTGCTGTTCTGGGCCGTCCTGGTCGACGAGCCCGCGGCGTGGGGTGCCTTCGCCGGGAGCCTGGCATTCCTCGTCGCCGGCTCCGTGGTCAAGTACCTGCTGCCAGGCAAGCGGCTCAAGGACAGCGGTGTCCCGACCAGCACCCTGCTGCTCGGAGGCGCCCTGGGGCTCGTCGGGTTCTTCGTTCTCCCCGTGATCGGCCTCCCGATCGGGTTCGTGCTCGGCATCTACCTCTCCGAGCGTGGGAGGGTCCCGCAGGAGTCGGCCTGGCCCGCGACCAAGGCAGCGCTCAAGGCGGTCGGCCTCTCGATCCTGATCGAGCTGGTCTTCGCCGTCCTGGCGACCGGGGCCTGGCTGGTCGGCGTGTTCGCGACGTGA
- a CDS encoding DMT family transporter — protein MTVALALVAAVLYGLSDFIGGVASRRTSVWPIGFLACVGGTAGAVVIALFDPGDPTRPDVLWGLLAGLGSGTGTAFLYRGLASGRMGVVAPVSGLGAVLIPLAVGVLGGERPGWIGWIGIVLALPGIWFVSREETAAADEGARSGLLDGVLAGVGFGLLFAALGQVGDDAGYWPLAGAQAMSIASLVVAALLLGGNPVPRARADLWGLLPGLLATCAVLFFILATNEGLLSIAAVITSLYPAFTVLLAIAVLRERVHRTQAFGLLLCTASVVFVSLP, from the coding sequence GTGACCGTCGCTCTCGCGCTCGTCGCTGCCGTCCTCTACGGCCTGTCGGACTTCATCGGCGGGGTCGCGTCGCGGCGTACCTCCGTGTGGCCGATCGGATTCCTGGCCTGCGTCGGCGGTACGGCGGGCGCCGTCGTGATCGCGCTGTTCGACCCCGGCGACCCGACCCGGCCCGACGTGCTGTGGGGCCTTCTCGCCGGTCTCGGCAGCGGCACCGGCACGGCGTTCCTCTACCGCGGCCTGGCGTCGGGTCGGATGGGCGTCGTCGCGCCGGTCTCCGGACTCGGCGCCGTCCTGATCCCCCTGGCCGTCGGCGTCCTCGGAGGCGAGCGCCCCGGGTGGATCGGTTGGATCGGCATCGTCCTGGCCCTGCCCGGCATCTGGTTCGTCTCCCGCGAGGAGACCGCCGCGGCTGACGAGGGGGCCCGCAGCGGACTGCTCGACGGCGTCCTGGCGGGCGTGGGCTTCGGGTTGTTGTTCGCCGCACTCGGACAGGTCGGCGACGACGCCGGGTACTGGCCGCTGGCCGGTGCCCAGGCGATGTCGATCGCCTCGCTCGTGGTCGCTGCACTGCTGCTGGGCGGCAACCCGGTCCCCCGCGCTCGCGCCGACCTGTGGGGGCTCCTGCCCGGCTTGCTGGCCACCTGCGCCGTGCTGTTCTTCATCCTGGCCACCAACGAGGGCCTGCTCAGCATCGCGGCAGTGATCACCTCGCTCTACCCGGCATTCACGGTGCTGCTGGCGATCGCGGTGCTGCGGGAGCGTGTGCACCGCACCCAGGCGTTCGGGTTGCTGCTGTGCACCGCCTCGGTCGTCTTCGTGTCGCTTCCTTGA
- a CDS encoding enoyl-CoA hydratase-related protein, with translation MTLQIDDANRVRTLILDRPDALNAFNEALYDATAQALLDAAADPSVAVVLLTGAGRAFSAGTDLLEMHQLATNPDFERGEHGFLGLLDALVAFPKPLVCAVNGLGLGIGATILGFADLAFMSTTAKLKCPFTSLGVAPEAASSLLFPQLVGRQNAAWMLLSAEWVSAAEAKDMGLVWRVCEPEDLLPEARKHAELLAARPISSLVAVKRTMTEPIRAEIAAARERENACFAELMGGPANIEALTAFAEGRQPDFTSLPEGW, from the coding sequence ATGACGCTTCAGATCGACGACGCAAACCGGGTCCGCACCCTCATCCTGGACCGGCCGGACGCGCTCAACGCCTTCAACGAAGCCCTGTACGACGCCACCGCGCAAGCGCTCCTCGACGCCGCCGCGGACCCGTCCGTCGCCGTGGTGCTGCTGACCGGTGCCGGGCGTGCGTTCAGCGCGGGCACCGACCTGCTCGAGATGCACCAGCTCGCCACCAACCCGGACTTCGAGCGGGGCGAGCACGGCTTCCTCGGCCTGCTGGATGCGCTCGTCGCGTTTCCCAAGCCACTGGTCTGCGCGGTCAACGGCTTGGGCCTCGGCATCGGCGCGACCATCCTCGGGTTCGCCGACCTCGCCTTCATGTCGACCACCGCCAAGCTGAAGTGCCCGTTCACCAGCCTCGGCGTCGCCCCCGAAGCGGCCTCCAGCCTGCTGTTCCCGCAGCTGGTCGGACGCCAGAACGCCGCCTGGATGCTGCTCTCCGCGGAGTGGGTCAGCGCCGCCGAGGCCAAGGACATGGGCCTGGTCTGGCGGGTCTGCGAACCCGAGGACCTGCTGCCGGAGGCGCGCAAGCACGCTGAGCTCCTCGCCGCCCGCCCGATCTCCAGCCTGGTCGCGGTCAAGCGCACGATGACCGAACCGATCCGCGCCGAGATCGCCGCCGCCCGCGAGCGTGAGAACGCCTGCTTTGCCGAGCTCATGGGCGGCCCGGCCAACATCGAGGCGCTCACGGCGTTCGCCGAGGGCCGCCAGCCCGACTTCACCAGCCTCCCGGAAGGGTGGTGA